The genomic window CGCCCACGGCGGTGCGGCCCAATTTTGATGGGCCGATCGTGACCTTCGCTGCCGACAGGCGCATGTCGAGATCGGTTGCCGACAATCCACGCAGATCGAATAGCTGCCTGTTCCAGTCGCGCGCTCCACTTGCCAGCCAGCGCACCGTATTGACGTATGGGGTAAAGTCGAGCGCGTCCGCGGCCAGCGTCGCCTGCACGGTTTGCCGGTCACCCTTGCTGTAGGTGATAACACCTTCCGCCGAATTGCCGTCGAGTTCGAGATTGACGTTGGTCAATGCGATCGATTCACCGACGACATTCGTGCGCGCCTTGAGCGCAAAACGCGCAAGCCCGCCGGTGGCGGGCGTATCCTGTCCGGCCCAACGCAAGGCATTGCGCAGGGAAGGACTGTCGGCCGTCAGCGTCCCTTCCATTAAAAGACTGGTCCGGTTTGCCATCGCGCCATCGAACGCGAATTTCAAAGGCGCGCTTGTCACACGAACCTTGATCGCCGACCGGTCGCCGGAGAGAGCCGCGACGAAATCACCAATGTTCAGGCTGCCATCGACGCGCTCACCGCGCCAGTCGAACTGACCGGTCGCAGCGAAGGAGCGCGAAATCGATGGCCATGCCAGCGACAGGTCAACGCCGTCGATAGTCTCGGTGCCGTTGTGAGCATTCTGGAAAGTGAGAATGCCGTCCTTGATGCGGATTTCCGAGAACGAGACGGGACTGTCCACGCCCGGTTTCAACGTGCGTGCCAGCGTTTCAACAATCGGCGTCCAGTTGCTGCGGCCGTCCAAGCTGTGTTTCACGTTCATCTGCGGGTGCAGCAGCGTGACATCCGCAATGTCGTACCGCCCCAACAGGAGGGACGGCAGGCGCAGGTTGGCGGTCAGTTCATCGACCGCAAGTGGCTCATCGGCAAATCCGCTGCCCCGAGTGCTAGTTCCTTTGAGTCCGACCTTATGCAGCCTCACATAGCTGCCGGGAAAAATTGAGATGTCGACATCGCCGTTGACCACAAGATCGAGGCCAGTAGCGGCACGAATCTGCCTCTCCACGGACTGTTGCACGGCGTTCCGGTCGACGAGCCAGGACATAGCGATTAGTCCGATCGACGCGGCCGCAAGCAATGCCGCAATCGGTATCCCCAGGCGTTTTATTCCTTGGGCCATCGTCAATGAAATCATCCGGTAGGGGCGGTGGCTTGATGGCACCGGCAGATTCCCTCCTGCGGCGCGAGCGCAACTTGATGGCTTTTCTTGACGCTTTCAAGGCCGTTAGTTAGTGGCCCAAAGGCCGCGTCATCCCCTATAACTAAAGGCCCTGGTGGAGCGGATTTGACGTTCGCGCCCCTTTTCGCCGCGAATTGGTAATGCGAACCTCAAATCCAAAAGCTCCACTAGAATTATATATTTGCTGGTGGTCCTTCGATTCTAACGTTCGCAGGAGTGCCTGACGAGACCGGATGGAATCGGACCACTAGCCAGCCCGCGATTGACGTTTCTCGAAGATTTCGCCTAATAATCGCCTACACCCCGGCGGGCTCTGCCGCTTTCCCTCGATCAGGTTACATCACAATGAACAAGGTCTTCCCCGACGCGAAATCCGCGCTCGAAGGTGTTCTCAAGGACGGCATGATGCTCATGTCAGGCGGCTTCGGACTTTGCGGTATCGCCGAGGTCCTCTCGGATGCGCTGCGTGAATCTGGCGTCAAGAATCTGACGGTTGTTTCCAACAATGCGGGCGTTGACGGCATCGGACTGAGCCGGCTGCTGGAAACCCGGCAAATCAAGAAGATGATCTCGTCCTATGTCGGCGAGAACAAGCTGTTCGCGCAGCAGTACCTAGCCGGTGAATTGGAACTCGAATTCAATCCGCAGGGAACGCTCGCCGAGCGTATCCGCGCAGGCGGCGCGGGCATTCCCGCATTCTACACCAAGACCGGCGTCGGCACTCTGATTGCGGAAGGCAAGGAGGTCCGCGAATTCAACGGCGAAAAGTACATCATGGAAACCGGCCTCGTTGCCGATCTCGCCATTGTGCACGCCTGGAAGGGCGACACCGCAGGCAACCTCGTTTACCGCAAAACCGCCCGCAACTTTAACCCGATGATGGCGACTGCCGCCAAGGTGACGATCGCTGAGGTCGAGCATCTTGTGCCTGCCGGCGAAATCGATCCGGACCACATCCATACGCCCGGCATTTTCGTGCAGCGCATTGTTGCGGTCGATCCGAAGCTGAAGCGCATCGAGCAGCGCACCACGCGCAAGCGCGCCTAACTCATTCCCGACAGGAGAGCACCATGGCCTGGACTCGTGAACAGATGGCTGCCCGCGCCGCGAAAGAATTGCGCGATGGCTATTACGTCAATCTCGGCATCGGCATTCCGACGCTGGTGTCAAACTACATTCCGGAAGGCGTAGACGTTCAGCTGCAGAGCGAGAACGGCATGCTCGGCATGGGACCCTTCCCTTACGAGGGCGAGGAAGATCCGGACCTGATCAATGCCGGCAAGCAGACTGTCACGGAACTGCCGACCACCAGTTATTTCTCCAGCGCGGACTCGTTCGCGATGGTTCGCGGGGGTCACATCGATCTGTCCATTCTTGGCGCCATGCAGGTGGCTGAGAACGGCGATCTCGCCAACTGGATGATCCCAGGCAAGATGGTCAAGGGCATGGGCGGTGCGATGGACCTCGTCGCTGGCGTCAAGCGCGTCGTCGTGGTCATGGAGCACTCGGCCAAGGATGGTCCGAAGCTCTTGCATCGTTGCAATCTGCCGCTGACCGGTGAGGGTGTGGTCGACATGGTGGTGACCGATCTTGCGGTCTTCACCATCGACAAACACGGCAAAGACGGTATGGCGCTGATCGAGCTCGCCGATGGCGTCACGCTCGATGAAGTGAAGGCGAAGACGGAAGCCAACTTCCGCGTCGCGCTGAAGAACGCCTAAAGCTCTGTATTGCTGCGTCGGTCAGCTTAGCTGACCGACGCCCACAGAAAGATCAGGGTGGCTAGTGCACCAAGCGCAGTTCGTCCCGCGTGCAGCGTGGCCCACCTCTCGATCAAAATCCGGGCGTCAGGACCGACACTTGCCGGGTCCATATCCATAAGCTTCTGATTGGTCGGCATGATCGCCAGGAGCGTGTAAGGCCAGTTGGCCACGAGAGCGATGGCGCCAAGCAGCCAGAGCCACTCCGCAGTCTGCCACCACGCCACGACCCCCAGCGCAAAGCCAATGATCGCCAGCGGCGCCTGCATGGCAAAGCCGCGCTTGTAGGATGGCTTCCACTCAGTCAGGAGTGCGCGGTCATCAAGGGTTAGGCGTGCCGGCTGCTCCACGACGCTGACATACATGGCTGCGCCCGTGAAAACCGCTGAGACGATCAACGCTAGCTGGCCTGCGAGCATATCGGCTCTCCGAGATGAAGACTGCTGGACGTAGCTGCACGACAGTTGACGGCGTTAGCAAATTGTCAGGCCGGTCCTTTCGGCATATCTGAAAACCGCGTTAGCCATGCGACGGGACCGATGCTGGCTGCCACGATCAGCAGTGCGGCAAATGCGCCTTCCTCGAAACTGCCGCGGCTGGCGTACTGGTAGATGGAGGTCGAGAGCGTTTCGACATTCATCGGCCGTAACAACAACGTTGCCGGTAATTCCTTCAGGCAATCGACGAATACGATGATGACAGCACCGAACATGGCCGGCCGCAATAGTGGGATGTGGATCCGCCGCATCGATGTGATCTGCCCGGCGCCGACGCTGCGGGCGCTGTCGTCGTAATCGAGGGGGATTCGCTCGAAGCCAGCCTTGATGAAACCGGTCGGGACGGCCAGAAATCTGATCACGTAGGCGCTCACCACAGCGGCGCCAGAGCCCATCAAGACAAGGCCCGGCAACGCGTTTCCGATCCAGCCGGCAAGCGTGTTCAATCCATTGTCGACAGCAAGTAAGGGGGGCAGCAGACCGAGCGCCAGCACGAGTCCCGGCAAGGCGTAACCCATCTGCGTGATGTTTGCCGATACCGATTTCCATGCCTGCGGTTGCCAGCGATTGGCAAGGATCGTGGCAAGCCCAAGAAGCAAAGCGATCAGCGTGGCAAGGGTTGCGAACGCCACTGAACTGAACGCGTCGTGCCACACTGTCGTTTCAAAATTCCCGAATGATCCGCGACGTATGCTCTGATGAACGAGAAATAGCAGCGGCACAAAGAATCCGACCACGACAGGAATGAAGCATGCGACGCAGGCCAACCAGCCGCCCACGCCTGAAAGGGGTGTCCGGGCCGTCAGTCTTGGGCTCTCTGACGAAAACTCATTATTGGCGTGGCGCCGCCCGTAACGTTCGAGCGCGATCAACGCAGAAACGATGGCGAGCACGAAACAAGAAAGCTGCGCCGCGCCCGAGAGGCTGCCGCGGTTGAGCCAGGTGTTGAAGATCGACACCGTAAGTGTGCGCACGCCGAGATATTCGCTGGCGCCGATGTCATTGAGCGTTTCGAGGGCAACTAGCGCAAGCCCAACCGCGAGGGCCGGGCGCGCCATGGGCAATGAGACACGCCAGAAGATACTCCAGCGGCCAGCTCCGAGGGTTTGGGCGGCCTCGGAGAACTCGGCGCTCTGCAATTGAAACATCGCCCGCGCAGACAGATAAACATAAGGATAAAGCACGAGACCGATGATGAAGATTGCACCGGGCAAGGATCGCAGGTTGGGCAAAGCGGCGACGGCATCCTGGGCAGGTTGCCCCAGGCTCAGCATCCGATGTACGAGGCCCAGCGGTTCGAACATGTCCACGTAGACATAAGCCGCGATGTAGGTTGGAATCGCAAGCGGCAGCGGCATCAGCCAGAGCAACGTGCTGCGTCCGGGAAATTCATGCAGTGAGATCAGCCATGCGGTGCCCGCACCGATGATGAGCGTGACCAATCCGACACCGAACAGCAGCAGCGTCGTATCGCGCAGGGCGAAGGGCAGTACATAGTTGAGCAGATGTGGCCACAGGTCGGCCGCGGGCTGCAGCGCCAGTATCACGATGGCAATCACTGGAGTTGCGACGAGCAAGGAGGCAAACACGGCCAGTGAGAGAACAACTGACCCTGAAATTTGCATCGACGTTATGCGAAAGCGTCTTGGTCTTGGATCTAAATTGAGAGGAAGCTCTGCGGACGATGCGCTCTGCGCTTCCCGCTTGGTATCGGCCTTGCGCTGTGCGCGTGGAGACGTGAAGAAAGAGAATGCATCGCCCATCGCTACACCCGGACGATAACGCGATTAGTTGTCGAAGCCGACCTTGTCCACCAGCGTCGCAGCGGCCTTACGGCTCGCCGCAATCTTCGTAATGGACAGGGTATCTGCATTCAGCTTGCCGTAACTTGCGATGGTCGGATTGACGGTGACGCCCGCGCGGACGGGATATTCGTAATTGGCATCGGCATAAAGTTGCTGCGCCTTTTCGCCCGCCAGCCATTCGATCAGTTTGACGCCATTGGCTCTGTTGGGTGCGTTCTTCGCCAGCAATACGCCGGACAGGTTCACGTGGGTGCCATCGCCAGCGAATGTGGGAAGGATCACGCGCGTTGCTTCCGCCCAGGACTTTTTATCGGGATCATTGTTCATCATCAGCGCCCAATAATAGGTGTTGCCGATGCCGAGATCGCATTTCCCCGCCGCAACATCGCGCGCGGTTTCGCGATCCCCGCCGGATGGCTTTTGCGCCAGGTTGGCCTTGAGGCCGCGCAGCCATTCTTCTGCTTTCGCTTCGCCGTGGCGAGCGACATAGGCCGCGAACAATGCGTTGTTGTAGATGTGCTGGCCGGAGCGAATACAGATCTTACCTTTCCATTTCGGGTCCGCGAGCTCTTCGTAAGTGATCGCGCCCTGTTTGACGCGATCCTTTGAGGCATAGATCACGCGCGCGCGCATGGAGATGCCGGCCCAGTGACCGTCGGGGTCGCGATATTGCGCAGGCACAATCTTATCGATGACCTCCGATTTGATTGGCTGTGTGACCCCTGCCTGGACGGCCTCATCGATGCGACCGATATCCACCGTCAGCAGCACGTCGGCAGGACTGTTTGCACCCTCAGCCTTTATGCGCTGTTCAAGACCGGAACTGGCCGATACAACGTTGACTTTGATGCCAGTGTCTTTCGTGAATGCGTCGAAAAGCGGCTGCACTAGCTTGGTTTCGCGGTACGTATAGACATTTACTTCACCCGATTGAGCGACCGCGGATGCGTTCAAGGTGGTTGCTGATGCGATAGCCGTTGCAACGGCGAGAATACGAATACGGGACATGGTGCAGTTCCGGCAACGTTGACGCGCAGCGCCGTTCAATCTTGCGAATACGCTGCGATGCTAGTGTTCCGAATCCAAAGTTTGCCTCACCGTGCAGCGCGCTCCGTAGCGAACTTTGGATTCCAGAGGACATTAGTAAACTTATGATCCTAGTGTGGTAGTTTAGAAGTTCGCTGCAAGGACTCGCGGGAAAGATAGAGCGAACTTCTGAACTACCACACTAGCGGTGTCTAACGCAGCCGCGCTTGCGCGCTCCCGTGACGCAGTGTCGCGAAATCGTCTTTTTAGAGCGATTCCAAGAAGGTGCTAGGCGATCGCGCTCGCGTGGGAAAATACGACTTCGATCAACGTGCCGGAATGAGGCGCTGTCTTGATGTAGAATTTTGCCCGATTGGCTTCGACGAGAGCTTTCGTCAGCGAAAGGTTCATCGTGGAATTGTCGGCCGTCTCGTCCATCGCAAGGGGCGTGCGGAACGGCGCCATTGCAGCCGCGATTTCGCTGTCGTTGAGCCCCTGACCGGTGTCGCGAACGCGCAGCACGATATCACCGAAGTCGGTTGTGGCGGTGGAGACGATCACCTGTCCGCCGGCGTTGGCGAGATGGATCGAATTTCCGATCAAGTTGAGTGCAATCTGTCGCAGCGCACGTGCGTCGGCTTTGACGGGGGGGAGCGCATGAGCGAGAGAAGTTCGGATAATGATGCGCTCGCGGTTGGCTTGCGGCTGCATCACCGAGACACATTGCTCGACCAAACTGTTCAGATCCTGATTGGTGAATGACAGCTCCATCTTGCCGGATTCGATCCGTGACAGATCGAGCAGGTCGTCGATAATCGCCATCACGCGCTGGCCGGAAGCGCGAATGTCTTTCATGTATTCGACGTAACGTTCGTTGCCAAGCGCACCAAAACGTTCCTCGATCATGACGTCGGCAAAGCCGATGATCGCGTTCAGCGGAGTGCGGACTTCATGGCTGATCTTGCTCAGAATGTCCGATTTTGCGGTGGCGGACCGCTCTATCTGCCGACGGGCCTGCACCAATTCGCCTTCGTTTTTCTTCATTTGCGACAGGTCGCGGAAGATCGCGAAGAAGCGTGCGCCATCCGGCCGGGTTCGTCCCATTGTGATCGACAGCGGAATGATGCCGCCGTCGCGCACGCGGCCGAGCACGTCGCGGCCATGGTCGAGCAGGCTCGCAACGCTCGTGCCCTTGACGCTCTCGAGATAATCAAGCACGCCGCGCTGGCTTTCCGGCGCGAATAGATCAATCAAATTGAGCGCCGTCATCTGACTGTCGTCGCGGCCGAACAGGGCTTCAGCGCTGCGGTTGCAGGAGACGACACGGCCCAGGCTGTCGAACATCACGATGCCTTCAGCCGTGGTGTCGAGGATTGTGCTCAACTCCTCGGCCAGTGTGGAGTCGTCGGTCGGTAAAGCTGGAGTAGGTTCCACCACTGGAGGGGTTGGTTCGACAGACGTGCCGGAAAACATCAGTGCATGCGCCGGCTCGCCATCCCAGGAAATCGCAAACAATGTTGCGTCTGCCCCCCTGCCGCCGTTCTTCGCCGCGGAGATGATCACCGGTGTTCCGGTTTCCGAGGAATTGCTTGTTGCCGGTGCGCCGGGTTCGACGAAGAGTGCGTCGAGGCCGCCGGCCTCGCTGAGCGCATGCAGGCTGTCGTATCCTGTCGCGTCGAGAAAAGCGCGATTGCAGTAGATCAGCCGATCCAGCCGATAGACCAGTACGCCAACCGGCAGGCGGTCGAGGAATTGCGAATCCTGCATCGCATCGGCGCGTGGCGATGGAGGCTCCGGCTGCAGGAATGCCACAGAGGGTTCTGTTGCGAGCACAGGTTCGGCTTCAGGTTGAACCGACGTGTCTGGAGGCGGTGGTGGTGCTGGCTCAACGACATCCGCGGGTTCGCTCGCGCCTTCAAGCCGCGCAGACAAGCGCCGCGCGAGTTCGTCGAATGCACTGCTCTCGCCTGGCGTGAGCGTCGGCGTCTTCGGCTCGTTGGGTGACCGGAACGGCAAAACGTTTTTGGGTGTTTCGTCCACGATTGGATCCGGTTCTGTGTGTGGTGGCGTGTCGTTTGTACTGACAAGGGAGAGCTGTGCGTCTGCAGCCGATGATGCATCAGGGGCCGACGCGCCCGAGGGCGCAGTCGCCGGCGGCGAAGGGGAGTATAACACGTCATCCCGCCGCTGTGCGGCCAGCCGGTCCAACCCCTCCAGGTCGCGGCAGACGCCAAACCCGCGGTAGCCTGTGAAATTGCGTTGCCGGTCATAGAGTGGCAAGCCGGAAAGCTCGACCGGCAGGCGCGTACCGACACCGTCGGCGGGCCAGTGCACAACGATGCCGCTCCAGGTGTCGTGCGTGGCAATGGCTGCTGCCACACGTCCCTCCGGGTCGAGGCCCAGAGTGTCTGCGATCTCACTCCACAGTCGTCCGAAAGCGGCGGCAGTGCGCGCGCCGATCAGACGCGTAAATTCGTCGGAACCCAACGAAAAGCGGCCATCTTGATCTACCTGCCACATGAAGCGCAGTGGATGTCTGCGCGCATGAACAACCGGCTGGATGTCGATCTGTGACAATGTCGCTGACACGTGACCCATATCCGCCGCGGGGGGCATGGGCGTTTGTTGCGAGGTGTTCGGCGGCGCATCCTGCGTCGTGATGACAGGAACATCCGCTTCGCCGCTCAATGCCCCAGAGGCTGGCGCATCCGCTTCAGACATTTCGATAGGAAGGACATCGGCCGCGGGTTCATCCGTTGCAGCCACGTTGTCCGGCTTGTGCTCGGCTACCGGTTCTTCAGTAATCTTATGTTGCGCGACCACTGACGATGCACTGTCGCCGGCCCACAGTTCGATAGCAGGGTGAGACTCGGCTGCTGTCTGATCGTTGGCAGTGGCTGTATTGCCTTCCGAATCGGACTCTGCCGCGTGGTCGACATGAACGGGATCTACCGGTGGTTCGCAGATAGCCGCCGCGCTTTCATCTGAGGAGGCGACGATAGCCTGTTGCGTGATGTCGTCAGCAATTGGAGAGCCGGTTTCGACAACGGGTTCGGCCCTTTCAGCGACCTTGGTCGTTGTGTCCGAGGCCTGAAGCTTCTCGTCTTCCGGAACAATCCGGGTCGCGGGAATAACCACCGGGGGCGCTGTGGTTTGTCGACGTGGCACAATCACGGCGTCGATCACCCCGATCAATGCCATCTCAGCCTGCGTGCCCACGCGATGGACAGCGACGCGGCCGAACTCCATCTGCACCAGAGACTGTCCATCAGCTATCGCGGCGTCGCGGGCTTTATCGAGACCATCGCCGGATAAATCGTTGAATACCGCTGTGAAGTTTTTTGCGGCTTCGTTTGACCCGGCAAACGTACCGTCCTGTGTGAACGCCATTGCCGGCTTGGGGAGGCTGTCGATCAGGCGGGCGAGGCGCTCGTTCAATGGCATCGACGGCCCGGCGGATTCCACAGCCACGACGAGGACACCCGTCGTGCCGTCAGCCAGCGTAAGTCGCGCGCAGGCACATGTCAGCAGCCGGCCGAGCGGCGCGCCAAAACCGCGCAGGCGCTCGAGCCTGGTCGCGCCGGTGGGGGATAGCCGGGCAGCGAGCTGCGCAACCTGACGCCGGTGCTGGTCTGCCGGGCCGATCATCCTCACGGCAAGCTCGGCAGAGTTCTTCGCGCGGAAGACTTTCGCGGCCACAGGATTCGCCCACAGCACGCGCGTGCCGTTTGTCGCCCAGAACCATGCGGGCATGCTGCCGGTCGCGTGAACCGCCAGACGCGGATCGCGGACCCCTTGCAGTTGAAAACTCGCACCACTCATTCTTTAGACGACCCGGAGACCGGGCTCTTTACTCGCTTACGGCGCCGGATACCGGCGATGGCCGGATCGGACAGGGTTAACAGATCATTAGTATGGCGTGACCTGCAGGAGGTCCACGGTCTGCGGCCACGCTACCATTCCAAACCCGTGATAACCTTAATTCATGCGAATTGCTGGACCTTGATGCCCGGCGCGGCGTTGAGAGGTGTTGCAAAAGAAATTCAAAGGCTCACGATGGCGGCCCTAGTGTCCCGAATCCGAAGTTCGCCTCATAGTGCAGCGCACCTCATAGCGAACTTCGGATTCGAAAGAACACTAGGAAACTATGATTCCAGTGTGGTTCAGGTTCAGAAGTTCGCTTGAAGAACGCGCGGAGAAATCAAGCGAACTTCTGAACCACCACACCAGGATTTCGATGTGCTGCGTCATATCCGCGATGCGGCCGGGCAATATGATGGATCAACAGGGACACGGGGCCGCCGTTGGCCACCGGTTGTGGAAGCAGGGAGGGTGGACCATGGAGACCGACCGTTTCGAGATTCCGAAGGAAATGCGCACGATGGCGGAAGCCAGCTTCGAGCAGGCCCGCAAGGCATTCGAGACCTTCATTGGCAGCGCTCAGCAGACTGCAGAGGCGATCGGGGGAAAGGGAGATGCTGCCCGCGCCAGCGCGAAGGATATCAGTGCCAAGGCGATCGCCTTTGCGGAGAAGAATGTGCAGGCGTCGCTGGCTTATGCAGAGCAGCTCATCCATGCCAAGGACCTGACTGAAGTCATGCGACTCCACACCGAGTACGTGCAGGCGCAGATGCGTGCCTTGGCCGAGCAGGCCAGTGAAATGGGCCAGACCGTCACCCGCGCTGCGATGGACGTGACAAAACCCAAGTAAAAAACCAAGCGAGCAGAGATGGTTAAGGCCTGCTAACCGTCCTAGTGTCCAGATCCCGAAGTTCGCACAGGCCTGCGGCTTGCTCGGATGCGAACCCACACGCGTGACCCAGTCGTCCGCTGGGTTCCGGGGTGCAATATTTATTGCGACGCACAATCTCGCTGTTATACTGGTTCTAAGTGCTGGACCCGATGGGCAACCCGGCAGCCCATCGTGACGGTGATATATTACCTCCTGTTGGGTCAGCGGTTCTGAGTTCAACGAGAGGAATATCTCCATGAGTGCGAACGATCCGTTTTCTACCGTCGTCCCGTTCCAGGTTCCGGAGCAGGTGCGTGCCTTCGCCGAGAAGGGCGTCTCCCAGGCTCGTGAGGGCTACCAGAAGCTCAAGGAAGCGGCGGAATCCAACAACGGTGCGATCGAGGCTGCTTATACATCGGCCACCAAGGGCGCCGGCGACTTCACCGCGAAGGTGATTGAAATCGCCAAGACCAACACCGAATCGGCTTTCGATTTTGCGCAGGCGCTGCTCGGCGTGAAGTCTCTGCCGGAGGCCTTTGAGCTGGTGAATAGCCACGCGCGCAAGCAGTTCGAAACCCTGACCGCGCAGTCCAAGGATCTCGCCGACATCACTCAGAAAGTTGCCACCGAGACTGTTGAGCCGATCAAGGCCGGTGCTGCCAAGGCTTTCAAAACGGTTGCTTGATTAGCGATCTTATCCACAACAGTTCAAAGCCCGGATTTTTTGATCCGGGCTTTTGTTTGGGCCATCACTGGTCTTGCCAAAGCCGGGCATTACACCTAGTTTCCGGCCCATTCGAGCGTCCCTGTTGAAAGGCACGCCGGGCTGGAGCAAACTGTCAGCCCGACTGAAAATGCAGTTGTAGCTCAGCTGGTTAGAGCGCCGGATTGTGGATCCGGAGGTCGGTGGTTCGATCCCACCCAACTGTACCACTCTTCCCCTCTGATGTTCGGAACGCGCTAGGCCGAGTTGGCACTAGGCTGTCTTGGCCTGAAGAAAGCGCTCTTCATGGCTGGCTTCGATGTCGGTGTTTTCACCGTGCGTGACCGCTCGGAATTGGCCGATCGCGGCGGGACGGCCCACCAGATAGCCTTGAACTTCATTGCAAAGCTCGGCCTGCAGAAACTCCAGCTCTGCCGGTGTCTCGACGCCTTCTGCGAGAACGGGCAGGCCAAGTCCGCGCCCAAGGCCGAGCACCGCTCGCACGATGGTGGCGGCTTGCTCGTTGGTGTTCACCGACTTGATGAATGAGCCGTCGATCTTGATCTTGTCGAACGGGAAGGCGCGCAGGTTCGAGAGCGACGAATACCCCGTGCCGAAATCATCCATGGCAATATGCACGCCGAGCGCCTTGATGCGGCGCAATGTCGTGAGCGCGCGGTTGAGATCGCGGATCAGCGCAGTTTCAGTGATTTCCAGTTCAAGCCTGTTTGGCGCAAGTCCGGTTTCGAGCAGCACTTCATGCACGAGTTGCACGAAGTGTTCGTTGTAGATCTGCACCGCGGACACATTGACTGCGATCGTCAGTGGCTGCGACCAGCTCGCGGCCTGCTTGCAGGCTTCGCGCAGCACCCATTCGCCGATGCCGAGGATGGCTCCGGATTCCTCCGCGATGGGGATGAACACGACCGGTGAAATCCAGCCGCGGGTGCGGTGCTTCCAACGTAGCAGCGCTTCGAAGCCGACGATGATCTTCGTCTCGATATCTTCTTGCGGTTGGTAGACCAGCGAGAGCTCTCCTTGGGCGACGGCCTGACGCAGATCATGCTCAAGCATTCTGCGGTCGCGCACGGCAGCGCCCATACCAGCCTCGAAGAAGCGGTAAGTGGCGCGGCCTTCGGTTTTAGCACGATAGAGTGCGGTGTCCGCGTGGTTGAGCAGCGTTTCCCGATCACCCGCATCGTCCGGGCAGATCGCGATGCCGATGCTGCACGAAATGACGTCGTTCTCTGAGCCGTCACCTTCCGGTTTCAGGGTATCGAGGATTTTTTCGGCAAGCTTACCGGCGGCAGTCGGGCTGGTGAGCTCGGGAATAAGGACTGCGAATTCGTCACCGCCGAGACGAGCTACCATACACTTGGAATCGAGAATCTTTGTCACGCGGGACGCAACGTGTTGCAGCACCTTGTCGCCGGCCGCATGGCCGAACAGGTCGTTGACCTCCTTGAATCTGTCGAGATCGAAGCACAGCACGGCTAACTTCTGACCGTTCTCCAGCGCGACTGCAATTTCCTGATCAAGGCGTGCATGGAAGTTGGCGCGATTGGGAAGCGATGTCAGCGCATCATGGTGTGCGAGATATAGAATGTGCTGTTCGGCTTCCTTACGTGCCTGAAGGTTGCGGACGGCGATCACGTGATGGGCGCGTCCGGCAAAATCAATGGATCTCAGGATCAATTCGACTGGGATCGTTGCGCCGTCGATGTGACGAAGGTTGGCCTCGATAGGCTGGTCTGGATGAGCGAACAGCTTTGCGCGGGCGCTTTCATCCGGCACATAGTCTTCGAGTTTGGTGCCGACGAGTTTCTCCGAGGATGATCCGACAAGTTG from Nitrobacteraceae bacterium AZCC 1564 includes these protein-coding regions:
- a CDS encoding iron(III) transport system permease protein (product_source=KO:K02011; cath_funfam=1.10.3720.10; cog=COG1178; ko=KO:K02011; pfam=PF00528; superfamily=161098; transmembrane_helix_parts=Inside_1_52,TMhelix_53_75,Outside_76_100,TMhelix_101_123,Inside_124_129,TMhelix_130_152,Outside_153_184,TMhelix_185_207,Inside_208_227,TMhelix_228_250,Outside_251_278,TMhelix_279_301,Inside_302_331,TMhelix_332_354,Outside_355_373,TMhelix_374_396,Inside_397_416,TMhelix_417_436,Outside_437_450,TMhelix_451_473,Inside_474_509,TMhelix_510_529,Outside_530_561,TMhelix_562_581,Inside_582_591) produces the protein MGDAFSFFTSPRAQRKADTKREAQSASSAELPLNLDPRPRRFRITSMQISGSVVLSLAVFASLLVATPVIAIVILALQPAADLWPHLLNYVLPFALRDTTLLLFGVGLVTLIIGAGTAWLISLHEFPGRSTLLWLMPLPLAIPTYIAAYVYVDMFEPLGLVHRMLSLGQPAQDAVAALPNLRSLPGAIFIIGLVLYPYVYLSARAMFQLQSAEFSEAAQTLGAGRWSIFWRVSLPMARPALAVGLALVALETLNDIGASEYLGVRTLTVSIFNTWLNRGSLSGAAQLSCFVLAIVSALIALERYGRRHANNEFSSESPRLTARTPLSGVGGWLACVACFIPVVVGFFVPLLFLVHQSIRRGSFGNFETTVWHDAFSSVAFATLATLIALLLGLATILANRWQPQAWKSVSANITQMGYALPGLVLALGLLPPLLAVDNGLNTLAGWIGNALPGLVLMGSGAAVVSAYVIRFLAVPTGFIKAGFERIPLDYDDSARSVGAGQITSMRRIHIPLLRPAMFGAVIIVFVDCLKELPATLLLRPMNVETLSTSIYQYASRGSFEEGAFAALLIVAASIGPVAWLTRFSDMPKGPA
- a CDS encoding iron(III) transport system substrate-binding protein (product_source=KO:K02012; cath_funfam=3.40.190.10,3.40.50.2300; cleavage_site_network=SignalP-noTM; cog=COG1840; ko=KO:K02012; pfam=PF13343; superfamily=53850) is translated as MSRIRILAVATAIASATTLNASAVAQSGEVNVYTYRETKLVQPLFDAFTKDTGIKVNVVSASSGLEQRIKAEGANSPADVLLTVDIGRIDEAVQAGVTQPIKSEVIDKIVPAQYRDPDGHWAGISMRARVIYASKDRVKQGAITYEELADPKWKGKICIRSGQHIYNNALFAAYVARHGEAKAEEWLRGLKANLAQKPSGGDRETARDVAAGKCDLGIGNTYYWALMMNNDPDKKSWAEATRVILPTFAGDGTHVNLSGVLLAKNAPNRANGVKLIEWLAGEKAQQLYADANYEYPVRAGVTVNPTIASYGKLNADTLSITKIAASRKAAATLVDKVGFDN